The following are encoded in a window of Vigna unguiculata cultivar IT97K-499-35 chromosome 8, ASM411807v1, whole genome shotgun sequence genomic DNA:
- the LOC114193699 gene encoding glycerol-3-phosphate dehydrogenase [NAD(+)] 2, chloroplastic isoform X2, whose amino-acid sequence MAAAVLEAPLATPLFSSKPHNTNFPPKFHTFPSKPTLLTLRNTHPHSCVANASPPQDPDPGSDPQPDPNRDRRRIVRVAWEKILRWSRSWRSKAKTDILQRTNKVVVLGGGSFGTAMAAHVANRKAELEVNMLVRDPQVCLSINENHFNCKYFPDHRLPENVVATTDAKSALLGADYCLHAVPVQFSASFLESVAEYVDPGLPFISLSKGLELNTLRMMAQIIPQALRNPRQPFVALSGPSFALELMDKLPTAMVVASKDKKLANTVQQLLASSHLRISTSSDVTGVEIAGALKNVLAIAAGIVEGMNLGNNSMAALVSQGCSEIRWLATKMGAKPTTITGLSGTGDIMLTCFVNLSRNRTVGVRLGSGEKLENILSSMNQVAEGVSTAGAVIALAQKYNVKMPVLTAVARIIDNELTPKKAVFELMSLPQVEEV is encoded by the exons ATGGCGGCAGCAGTGTTGGAAGCGCCATTGGCAACTCCATTGTTTTCTTCAAAGCCTCACAACACCAATTTCCCTCCCAAGTTTCACACTTTTCCCTCTAAACCCACTCTTCTCACCCTTCGCAATACGCACCCTCATTCTTGTGTGGCAAATGCTTCTCCTCCTCAGGACCCGGACCCAGGTTCCGATCCTCAACCCGACCCGAACCGTGACCGCCGGAGAATTGTTCGGGTCGCCTGGGAGAAAATCCTCCGTTGGTCCCGGTCTTGGCGCTCCAAGGCCAAAACTGACATCCTCCAACGCACCAATAAG GTGGTTGTGCTTGGAGGGGGGTCATTTGGGACGGCAATGGCTGCACATGTGGCAAACAGAAAGGCTGAGTTAGAGGTGAATATGCTGGTTCGGGACCCTCAAGTTTGCTTGTCTATcaatgagaaccattttaatTG TAAGTACTTTCCAGATCATAGGCTGCCAGAAAATGTAGTTGCCACGACCGATGCCAAATCTGCTTTGCTTGGTGCTGATTACTGCCTCCATGCTGTACCTGTTCAG TTCAGTGCATCTTTTCTCGAGAGTGTTGCAGAGTATGTTGATCCAGGCTTGCCATTCATTTCTCTGAGTAAAGGCCTAGAGCTGAATACACTGAGGATGATGGCTCAAATTATTCCTCAAGCACTACGAAATCCTCGCCAACCTTTTGTTGCACTATCAGGGCCTTCTTTTGCTCTGGAATTGATGGATAAGCTACCCACAG CAATGGTGGTGGCGTCAAAAGACAAAAAATTGGCAAATACAGTTCAGCAACTACTAGCTTCAAGTCATTTAAGAATCAGCACATCAAG TGATGTTACAGGAGTTGAAATAGCTGGTGCACTCAAGAATGTGCTTGCAATAGCAGCTGGGATAGTAGAAGGTATGAATCTTGGTAACAACTCAATGGCTGCTCTTGTCTCGCAAGGCTGTTCGGAGATACGGTGGCTTGCAACAAAG ATGGGTGCGAAACCTACCACAATAACTGGTCTGTCAGGAACTGGAGACATAATGCTTACATGTTTCGTGAATCTTTCAAGAAACAGAACAGTTGGTGTGCGACTTGGATCAGGTGAGAAGCTTGAGAACATACTCAGCTCCATGAATCAG GTAGCAGAAGGTGTCTCCACAGCCGGAGCTGTGATTGCTTTGGCGCAGAAATATAATGTAAAGATGCCAGTCTTGACAGCAGTTGCTCGTATTATTGACAATGAACTTACTCCTAAGAAAGCTGTTTTTGAGTTAATGAGCCTCCCTCAG GTTGAAGAAGTATGA
- the LOC114193699 gene encoding glycerol-3-phosphate dehydrogenase [NAD(+)] 2, chloroplastic isoform X1, producing MAAAVLEAPLATPLFSSKPHNTNFPPKFHTFPSKPTLLTLRNTHPHSCVANASPPQDPDPGSDPQPDPNRDRRRIVRVAWEKILRWSRSWRSKAKTDILQRTNKVVVLGGGSFGTAMAAHVANRKAELEVNMLVRDPQVCLSINENHFNCKYFPDHRLPENVVATTDAKSALLGADYCLHAVPVQFSASFLESVAEYVDPGLPFISLSKGLELNTLRMMAQIIPQALRNPRQPFVALSGPSFALELMDKLPTGDNDVATSMVVASKDKKLANTVQQLLASSHLRISTSSDVTGVEIAGALKNVLAIAAGIVEGMNLGNNSMAALVSQGCSEIRWLATKMGAKPTTITGLSGTGDIMLTCFVNLSRNRTVGVRLGSGEKLENILSSMNQVAEGVSTAGAVIALAQKYNVKMPVLTAVARIIDNELTPKKAVFELMSLPQVEEV from the exons ATGGCGGCAGCAGTGTTGGAAGCGCCATTGGCAACTCCATTGTTTTCTTCAAAGCCTCACAACACCAATTTCCCTCCCAAGTTTCACACTTTTCCCTCTAAACCCACTCTTCTCACCCTTCGCAATACGCACCCTCATTCTTGTGTGGCAAATGCTTCTCCTCCTCAGGACCCGGACCCAGGTTCCGATCCTCAACCCGACCCGAACCGTGACCGCCGGAGAATTGTTCGGGTCGCCTGGGAGAAAATCCTCCGTTGGTCCCGGTCTTGGCGCTCCAAGGCCAAAACTGACATCCTCCAACGCACCAATAAG GTGGTTGTGCTTGGAGGGGGGTCATTTGGGACGGCAATGGCTGCACATGTGGCAAACAGAAAGGCTGAGTTAGAGGTGAATATGCTGGTTCGGGACCCTCAAGTTTGCTTGTCTATcaatgagaaccattttaatTG TAAGTACTTTCCAGATCATAGGCTGCCAGAAAATGTAGTTGCCACGACCGATGCCAAATCTGCTTTGCTTGGTGCTGATTACTGCCTCCATGCTGTACCTGTTCAG TTCAGTGCATCTTTTCTCGAGAGTGTTGCAGAGTATGTTGATCCAGGCTTGCCATTCATTTCTCTGAGTAAAGGCCTAGAGCTGAATACACTGAGGATGATGGCTCAAATTATTCCTCAAGCACTACGAAATCCTCGCCAACCTTTTGTTGCACTATCAGGGCCTTCTTTTGCTCTGGAATTGATGGATAAGCTACCCACAGGTGACAATGATGTTGCTACAT CAATGGTGGTGGCGTCAAAAGACAAAAAATTGGCAAATACAGTTCAGCAACTACTAGCTTCAAGTCATTTAAGAATCAGCACATCAAG TGATGTTACAGGAGTTGAAATAGCTGGTGCACTCAAGAATGTGCTTGCAATAGCAGCTGGGATAGTAGAAGGTATGAATCTTGGTAACAACTCAATGGCTGCTCTTGTCTCGCAAGGCTGTTCGGAGATACGGTGGCTTGCAACAAAG ATGGGTGCGAAACCTACCACAATAACTGGTCTGTCAGGAACTGGAGACATAATGCTTACATGTTTCGTGAATCTTTCAAGAAACAGAACAGTTGGTGTGCGACTTGGATCAGGTGAGAAGCTTGAGAACATACTCAGCTCCATGAATCAG GTAGCAGAAGGTGTCTCCACAGCCGGAGCTGTGATTGCTTTGGCGCAGAAATATAATGTAAAGATGCCAGTCTTGACAGCAGTTGCTCGTATTATTGACAATGAACTTACTCCTAAGAAAGCTGTTTTTGAGTTAATGAGCCTCCCTCAG GTTGAAGAAGTATGA